One window from the genome of Antricoccus suffuscus encodes:
- a CDS encoding acyl-CoA thioesterase, with protein MPIDVHVSTETFTMPLKVRYYEADQQSVVYHGWYLNYFDEAFMAWLETLEYGYGKMAEDGVDVMLVHSEIDWHGSLRWPNDAEIAASLVAIGNSSITVDYAAIVDGTPVCSARTVYVTVDAKEFTRMPVPEPMRAALGHPAPLRRQRAGR; from the coding sequence GTGCCGATCGACGTACATGTATCAACCGAAACCTTCACGATGCCGCTCAAGGTGCGCTATTACGAGGCCGACCAACAGTCGGTCGTCTACCACGGCTGGTACCTCAACTACTTCGACGAAGCGTTCATGGCGTGGCTCGAGACGCTTGAATACGGCTACGGGAAGATGGCCGAAGATGGCGTGGATGTCATGCTCGTGCACTCCGAGATCGACTGGCATGGCAGTCTTCGCTGGCCCAACGACGCCGAGATCGCCGCGTCGCTTGTCGCGATCGGCAACTCTTCGATCACCGTCGACTACGCCGCGATCGTGGACGGCACGCCGGTCTGTTCCGCGCGCACCGTCTACGTCACCGTGGACGCCAAAGAGTTCACCCGCATGCCCGTGCCAGAGCCGATGCGCGCGGCACTGGGTCATCCGGCGCCACTGCGCAGACAACGCGCCGGTCGCTGA